The genomic interval TTGTCAAGCATCATGAATGCCAGCCGTCGATATCCTTCCCCCGGATGGCGGTCGTAGTATGAGACGATCGCCTCTTTTTCCCAGTCTTCGATCCACCAATCGCGTGGGATTTGCCCGTTGTGCTCATTGGCTTTCCCATACCGCTGCTTCCACTGGTGAAACTTGCTGGTGCTCAGGCCCACCCAGGCAAGCAACCTCTTGGCCGGCAGTTCCGTTCTTACCGTCCAATAATTCACATAGTCAACGAGTTCGTCACGCAAATCATGGGGAACCCAGCGTCCTTTTAGAGCTCCCCACTGGCTTTTTTTGACTTGACGTTCTCCTCCATGAGCTCGGAGATGACCTCGTTCTTGACGGCCAGTTTCTCCTCAAGCAGCTTGATCTTGCGTTCTTTTTGCTCTTGCAAAGCGCGTTTGGCCTGCGGGCGCTGAAACGCCTTCTCCGCCTGGTCTAGCACTTGCTTAACCCATACGTGAATCTGGCTCGGCTGGACTCCCA from Candidatus Woesearchaeota archaeon carries:
- a CDS encoding transposase, with product MTRTRRHFTAEQKATAVRRHLAGKEAVSDLADELGVQPSQIHVWVKQVLDQAEKAFQRPQAKRALQEQKERKIKLLEEKLAVKNEVISELMEENVKSKKASGEL